In Halopelagius longus, the following proteins share a genomic window:
- the srp19 gene encoding signal recognition particle subunit SRP19: protein MAVENVIWPVYIDASKSRSEGRRVPLDTAVEEPTVDEIAEAVQQVGYDAVIERDVTHPREWDSRGRVLVKGAEDSTKNDLVQAVAAYVGILRG, encoded by the coding sequence ATGGCCGTCGAGAACGTCATCTGGCCCGTCTACATCGATGCGTCGAAGTCGCGGTCCGAGGGGCGTCGGGTCCCCCTCGACACCGCGGTCGAGGAACCGACGGTTGACGAAATCGCGGAAGCCGTCCAGCAGGTCGGCTACGACGCGGTCATCGAACGCGACGTGACGCACCCCCGCGAGTGGGACTCCCGCGGGCGCGTCCTCGTGAAAGGCGCGGAGGACTCCACGAAGAACGACCTCGTGCAGGCCGTCGCCGCGTACGTCGGCATCCTCCGGGGCTGA
- a CDS encoding PGF-CTERM-anchored ABC transporter substrate-binding protein: MRHRAVVLALVLVVAAVAPTAGLAAAQTEDGTSTAQESCTFPYSATDATGANVTLEEDPERIVTLNPSAAQTMWEIGAREEVVGVSQYASYLEGADEKANVSGANGPSVEKVLDADPDLVLVPNSTYGLAKDRVEQIRDQGIPVYVFGTGTSLEFVANKTETIGRLTGNCEAGQRTADDIRESVRLMQEALADEEKPVGLNVFYGYTSGNNTFIGDVMTTAGLRNGAAEAGVSGFAQLNDETVVQMDPAWIVAPEGSPIPSNEAYNSTTAIQKGNVVRVDENNLQQPAPRSVDAAETIMQAVHPEAYEEYQSMKQQANQTETTAATETADTTAQTTATATTEETGTGAPGFGVVASVVALLGASLLARRR; this comes from the coding sequence ATGAGACACAGAGCAGTCGTTCTCGCCCTCGTCCTCGTCGTCGCCGCGGTGGCGCCGACGGCTGGACTGGCGGCGGCACAGACCGAGGACGGTACGTCCACGGCGCAAGAATCGTGCACCTTCCCCTACTCCGCGACGGACGCGACGGGGGCGAACGTAACGCTCGAAGAGGACCCCGAACGGATCGTGACGCTCAACCCGAGCGCCGCCCAGACGATGTGGGAGATAGGCGCGCGCGAGGAAGTCGTCGGCGTCTCGCAGTACGCCTCCTACTTGGAGGGGGCCGACGAGAAAGCGAACGTCTCCGGGGCGAACGGCCCGAGCGTCGAGAAGGTCCTCGATGCCGACCCCGACCTCGTCCTCGTGCCGAACTCGACGTACGGGCTGGCGAAGGACCGCGTCGAGCAGATTCGCGACCAAGGCATCCCCGTGTACGTCTTCGGGACGGGCACCTCCTTGGAGTTCGTCGCCAACAAGACCGAGACGATCGGTCGCCTGACCGGTAACTGCGAGGCCGGACAGCGGACCGCAGACGACATCCGCGAGTCCGTCCGCCTGATGCAGGAGGCTCTCGCCGACGAGGAGAAACCCGTCGGACTCAACGTCTTCTACGGCTACACCTCCGGGAACAACACGTTCATCGGCGACGTGATGACCACGGCCGGGCTCCGGAACGGGGCCGCCGAGGCCGGGGTCTCCGGGTTCGCCCAACTCAACGACGAGACGGTCGTCCAGATGGACCCGGCGTGGATAGTCGCGCCCGAGGGGTCGCCGATTCCGAGCAACGAGGCGTACAACAGCACCACCGCGATACAGAAGGGGAACGTCGTCCGGGTAGACGAGAACAACCTCCAGCAACCCGCGCCGCGGTCGGTTGACGCCGCAGAGACCATCATGCAGGCGGTCCACCCCGAGGCGTACGAGGAGTACCAGTCGATGAAACAGCAGGCGAACCAGACGGAGACGACCGCGGCGACCGAAACGGCCGACACGACCGCTCAGACGACCGCGACTGCGACGACTGAGGAGACGGGGACCGGCGCGCCCGGATTCGGCGTCGTCGCGTCCGTCGTCGCCCTCCTCGGCGCGTCGCTTCTGGCGCGCCGGCGGTAA
- the btuC gene encoding vitamin B12 ABC transporter permease BtuC translates to MDVRARTLAWSGGLTGLLVAVVLVSAGIGPVSIPAGTVAKVVLNAVAVPSGLTLSPAAVSLPVVGRANVLAPHLTFSPVFRFPVERTHTVIVRSVRLPRIVLAALVGFALATAGVVMQGFFRNPMADPSIIGVSSGAAVGAVASIVLPFALPFGLQLQSAAFATALLTAFGVYLLASEGGRTPTATLLLAGVAVQTFLGAVISFMLLHSGESLRRVVYWLMGHLGGATWDEVRTVALVLPPLFVLLLSYGRDLNVLLLGEEDAHSLGIEVERTKRILLAASSIVTAVAVAVTGVIGFVGLIVPHGVRLVVGPDHRILLPTSALAGASFLVATDTLARSGAAEIPVGIVTAALGAPFFLYLLRTREVHEL, encoded by the coding sequence ATGGACGTTCGCGCCCGCACCCTCGCGTGGTCGGGGGGACTGACCGGCCTCCTCGTCGCCGTCGTTCTCGTCAGCGCCGGCATCGGGCCGGTGTCCATCCCCGCCGGAACCGTGGCGAAGGTGGTGCTGAACGCCGTCGCGGTGCCGTCGGGACTCACGCTCTCGCCCGCCGCGGTGTCGCTCCCGGTGGTCGGCCGCGCGAACGTCCTCGCGCCGCACCTGACGTTCTCGCCGGTGTTTCGCTTCCCGGTCGAACGGACCCACACCGTCATCGTCCGCAGCGTCCGCCTCCCGCGCATCGTCCTCGCGGCCCTCGTCGGCTTCGCACTCGCCACCGCGGGCGTCGTCATGCAGGGCTTCTTCCGGAATCCGATGGCCGACCCCTCCATCATCGGCGTCTCTTCGGGCGCGGCCGTCGGCGCAGTCGCCTCCATCGTCCTCCCCTTCGCGCTCCCGTTCGGCCTGCAACTCCAGAGTGCGGCGTTCGCGACGGCGCTTCTGACGGCGTTCGGCGTCTACCTGCTCGCCTCGGAGGGCGGCCGCACGCCGACGGCGACGCTCCTCTTGGCGGGCGTGGCGGTCCAGACGTTCCTCGGCGCGGTCATCTCCTTCATGCTGCTCCACAGCGGTGAGAGCCTCCGCCGCGTCGTCTACTGGCTGATGGGCCACCTCGGCGGCGCGACGTGGGACGAGGTGCGGACCGTCGCCCTCGTCCTGCCGCCGCTTTTCGTCCTGCTTCTCTCCTACGGCCGGGACCTGAACGTCCTGCTCCTCGGCGAGGAGGACGCCCACAGCCTCGGCATCGAAGTCGAACGGACGAAGCGCATCCTGCTCGCGGCGTCGAGCATAGTCACCGCCGTCGCCGTCGCCGTCACGGGCGTCATCGGCTTCGTCGGCCTCATCGTCCCGCACGGCGTCCGCCTCGTCGTCGGCCCGGACCACCGGATACTCCTGCCGACGAGCGCGCTGGCCGGGGCGTCGTTTCTGGTCGCCACCGACACCCTCGCGCGGTCCGGCGCGGCGGAGATTCCCGTCGGCATCGTGACGGCGGCGCTGGGCGCGCCGTTCTTCCTCTACCTCCTGCGGACGCGGGAGGTGCACGAACTGTGA
- a CDS encoding ATP-binding cassette domain-containing protein: MTRGNGSARGGTPPDGDPLVRASDLRIDLGGTTILDGVSLDVDTGTFVGLIGPNGAGKTTLLRALNGALTPALGRVEVAGERIDRLGSKAASRLVATVPQDTSVSFDFDARETVRMGRTPHLSRFGGWSDEDSAAVERAMERTDVTGLADRAVTGLSGGERQRVLIARALAQATPLLLLDEPTASLDINHQVRTLELVSELVAEGKTAVAAIHDLNLAAHYCDELVLLSGGGVVAAGPPAEVLTEANLEGAFDANAVVSRHPVTGSVYVTALPETRAGDAEGRVHVVGGGGTAARHLYLLSAAGYDVSVGALNEGDTDTETARSLGVDAVTVPPFSSVDSAARDAVADRIERADCVVVADVEVGRGNLANLRAAADADSLVLVEERPFAERNYAGTEGERAYERLRARGTVVSAGDVLAAVTAAVEGEATDATSEERTEAREASQSDSSAT, translated from the coding sequence GTGACCCGCGGAAACGGGAGCGCCCGCGGGGGGACGCCGCCCGACGGCGACCCCCTCGTCCGGGCGTCGGACCTCCGCATCGACCTCGGGGGGACGACCATCCTGGACGGCGTCTCCCTCGACGTGGACACGGGGACGTTCGTCGGTCTCATCGGCCCGAACGGCGCGGGGAAGACGACCCTGCTCAGGGCGCTGAACGGCGCGCTCACGCCCGCGCTCGGGCGCGTCGAGGTGGCGGGCGAGCGAATCGACCGCCTCGGATCGAAGGCCGCCAGCAGACTCGTCGCCACCGTCCCGCAGGACACCTCCGTCTCCTTCGACTTCGACGCCCGCGAGACGGTGCGGATGGGGCGGACGCCGCACCTCTCGCGGTTCGGCGGGTGGAGCGACGAGGACTCGGCGGCCGTCGAACGCGCGATGGAGCGAACGGACGTGACCGGCCTCGCGGACCGCGCCGTCACGGGCCTCTCGGGCGGCGAACGCCAGCGAGTCCTCATCGCTCGCGCACTCGCGCAGGCGACGCCGCTTCTCCTCTTGGACGAACCGACCGCAAGCCTCGATATCAACCACCAAGTCCGGACGCTCGAACTCGTCTCCGAACTCGTCGCCGAGGGGAAGACGGCCGTCGCGGCCATCCACGACCTGAACCTCGCTGCGCACTACTGCGACGAACTCGTCCTCCTCTCCGGCGGAGGCGTCGTCGCCGCCGGCCCGCCCGCCGAGGTTCTCACCGAGGCGAATCTGGAGGGGGCGTTCGACGCGAACGCGGTGGTGTCGCGCCACCCCGTCACCGGGTCGGTGTACGTCACGGCGTTGCCGGAGACGCGGGCGGGCGACGCCGAGGGGCGCGTCCACGTCGTCGGCGGGGGCGGCACCGCCGCGAGGCACCTGTATCTCCTCTCTGCGGCGGGGTACGACGTCTCCGTCGGCGCACTGAACGAGGGCGACACCGACACCGAGACGGCGCGGAGTCTCGGCGTGGACGCGGTGACCGTTCCCCCCTTCTCTTCGGTCGATTCCGCCGCGCGCGACGCCGTCGCCGACCGCATCGAACGCGCCGACTGCGTCGTCGTCGCGGACGTGGAAGTCGGGCGGGGGAATCTGGCGAACCTCCGCGCGGCCGCCGACGCCGACAGCCTCGTCCTCGTCGAGGAGCGACCGTTCGCGGAGCGAAACTACGCCGGTACGGAGGGCGAACGCGCCTACGAACGACTGCGCGCGCGCGGAACCGTCGTCTCGGCGGGCGACGTACTGGCCGCCGTCACGGCGGCCGTCGAAGGCGAGGCGACGGATGCGACGAGTGAAGAACGAACGGAGGCGAGAGAGGCGAGTCAGTCGGACTCGTCGGCGACGTAG